In Aquabacterium sp. OR-4, the DNA window GCGCCGCCCGCTGCACCGACCACTACACGCTGCGTGGCGACCCGGCCGGCGAGACCTGGCAGCCGCGCTTCACGTACCACGGCTTCCGCTATGTGCAGGTGTCGGGCTGGCCGAGCGCGCTGGACGCCGGCGACATCGACGGCATCGTGGTGCACAGCGACCTGCCCGTCACCGGCCACTTCGAGAGCCGCCAGCGCATCCTGCAAGGCCTGTGGCACAACACCTTCTGGAGCCAGCGCAGCAACTTTGTCGGCATGCCCACCGACTGCCCGCAGCGCGACGAGCGCCTGGGCTGGACAGGCGATGCGCAGGTGTTCTGGCCCACCGCGGCCTTCAACATGGACGTGCGCGGCTTCACCCGCCGCTTTCTGGCCGACCTGCGCGCCAGCCAGCGCGCCGATGGGGCCTATGCCGACACCAACCCGCCCGCGCTGCCGGCCTACGGCGCGCATGGCTGGAGCGATGCCGGCGTGGTGCTGCCGCACACCGTGTGGCAGCACTATGGCCTGCAGGCGGCCAGGCCGCTGATCGACGAGCACTGGCACTCGATGGAGCGCTGGATGGCCTGGATTGCCGAGCCCAACGGCGACGGCCTGTGGCGCGCGCGGCGCGAGGTCGACTTTGGCGACTGGCTCTCGCTGGACGCCGTGAGCCTGATGGACGAGACCACGCCCAAGCTGCTGAGCGCCACCGCCTGCTGGGGCCGCATGCTGGGCATGATGGCCGACATGGCCACGGCCACCGGCCGCCATGAGCGCGCGGCGCACTTCATGGCCTGGCGCGAGCGTGTGGCCGGGGCGTTTGCCGCCAGCTTCATCCAGCCGGACGGCCGCATCGGCAACGGCAGCCACACCGGCTACATCCTGCCGCTGGCCTTCGGCCTGGTGCCACCCGCGCTGCGGCAGGCGGCGGCCGACCAGCTTGCCGCGGCCATCCGCGCGCGCGGCACGCTGCTGAGCACCGGCTTTCTCGGCACGCCGTTCAGCCTGGATGTGCTGGCCGATCATGGCCACGGTGCGCTGGCCGTCGAGCTGCTGCTGCGCACCGAGTTTCCAAGCTGGGGCTACATGGTCGAGCGCGGCGCCACGACCATCTGGGAGCGCTGGAACGGCGACACCGGCGACCTGGCGATGAACTCCTTCAACCACTATGCGCTGGGCGCCATCACCGGCTTTCTGTACCGGCGCGTGGCCGGCCTGGCCAGCGCCGCGCCGGGCTTCGAATCACTGCTGTGCCGGCCCCTGGCCGACGCCCGCCTGGGCGAGGGCAGCGCCCGCATCGACACCGTGCATGGCCCGGTGGGTTCGCGCTGGGGTGTCGGCGCCGCCGGCGCACCGTGGTTCCAGCTCACGCTGCCCGAAGGCATGCCGGCCACCGTGCTGTGGCAGGGCCAGGCCGTGATGCTGCATCGCCCGGGCCTGCACCGGTTTGGCGCCCACGTGCTGCTCAGCCACGCGGCAGATTGATCTCGGCGCGGGCCGCGTCGCTGCGCAGGCCGGCATCGAGCAGGCGCTGCACGGCCAGCGCCTGCTGCGCCGACACCGGCGTGGCGCCCAGGCCGCGCAGCGCATCGCGAATGCCGGCGTAGTAGGCCGGGTAGCGCCCGGCCGGCAGTGGCGCTGGCCGGCCTTCGGCGGCGCCGTCCACCCACAGCGTGGCGCTGCGTGACTCGTGGCCCCAAGGGGCATGGCTGGCCGGTGTGGCGCCGCGCTTCAGGTCGGCCTCCTGCACGTCCAGGCCATGCACCTGCCAGCTGCCGGCCAGCCCGTGCAGCGCAAAGCGCGGCCGGGCCGCGGCCGCCAGCATGCTGGCACCGAGCGTCACCCGCAGGCCGGCCCAGGCGCCATCGGCCCAGCGCAGGCGGGCACTGAACCAGTCGTCCACCATGGCGCCGGGCCGCAGGCGGGCGCGGTCGAGCGCCATCGCGTCGGGCATGCCGAACAGCTGCACGGCCTGGTCCAGCAGGTGCGGGCCGAGGTCCATCCACAGGCCGGCGCCCGGCGTGTCACGCTCGCGCCAACGGTCGACGACAGTGGGGCGGTAGCGGTCGAAGTGCGAGGCCAGCTCGACCGGGCGGCCCACGCAGCCATCGGCCAGCACCTGCTGCAGGGCGATGAAGTCGCTGTCCCAGCGGCGGTTGTGGAACACGCTCAGCAGCAGCCCGCGGCTTTCGGCCAGCGCCAGCAGCTCGGCGGCCTGGCCGGCATCGAGCGCGAAGGGCTTGTCGATCACCACATGCCGCCCGGCCGCCAGCGCCTGCCGTGCCAGCGGGTGGTGGCTTGCGTTCGGGCTGGCCAGCACGACGAGATCGATGTCGTCGCGATCGATCAGCGCCGCCACGGGCAAGACCGCCACCGCCGGCCCGAGCGCGCACTGCACCTTGGCCGCGTCGCTGCTGGCCACGGCCACCAGCGCCAGGCCGGGGGTGGCCCTGATCAAGGGCGCATGGAAGGTGCTGCCCGCGTAGCCAAAGCCCACGAGGCCGACACGCAGCGCCGGCGCCAGGCCTGCGCAAGGGGTGGGGGCTGGCATGGTCGGGGTGGGCAGGCGGGGTGGGGAGGGGTGCAGTATCGGGGCCCGGGCCTGAGCTTGGCGCCTTGATCTCGCGCGCCAGGTCCAGGGTTCGCGGCGCCGTGGCCGTGCAGGCGCCTTCGACGGGTGCGTTGGCGCGTCGCCAAGGCCCGGGTGGTTTGCCCCCGCCGCCGCCGTGGCCTCAGCGTGCCGGTGCCGAGGCCACGGCGGCGGCGACCTGTGGCGCGGCCTTCGGTCTCAACGGCCACACCGTGTAGCGCGCCAGGCCGCGGTTGTTGTCGTAGAACAGGCCCGGGTTGCCGGGCGGGCCGACGGCGTCATTGACGTAGAGAAACAGCTCGCCGCTGGTGCGTGCGTCGATGCGGCTGCGCAGCACCCGGTTCAGGTCGGGCCGGGCCTGCGGCGGATCGGGCTGCAGCGCGTAGACGTCCGATCCTTCACCTGCGATGCGCGCGATCGGCGCGAAGAAGGGCAGGCGCAGCTCGCGCTTGAGCAGCCAGGCCAGGCGGTGCCTCAGCGGTGTGGTGGTCACGCCCCGCCAGTCTGCGTCCAGGCTGTCGTCGCACCAGGCACCGCCGGCGGTGCTGCCGCAGTGCTCTGGCGGCTGCGTGACCTGAAGTTCGATGCCGTAGCTGGCTCCGGCCACCAGCGTGATCCCGGTGGCGGTGCAGAGCTGGCGCGGATCGAGCAGGCCCGACGCGGGTGCCGACAGCGGGCGGCTGTCTGCGCCGCCGCGGCAGAAGTCGCCGTCGGCGTCCTGGATGGCAAAGCCCAGTGTCATTGCCAGGCACAGCGCCAGGCCGGTCAGCGCCACGCCCCACAGCGTGGGGAACAGCTTGTGCCGCAGTCCGCGCAGCAGGCCCTGGTAGTGCCGGCTGCCGCGCAGGGCGGCAATGGCCCGGCCTGCGGCGCTGCCGGGCCGGGCCGGGCGCGGTGGGTCCGTCAGGCTGATGGGCCGCAGCGCCGGCAGGCCATACCAGACCCGGCGCATCTGGTCAAAGATGGCGAGTTGCAGGCGGCCACCCAGCCACAGCAGGGCGCCGACCAACGCCACCAATGCCAGGAAGAGGTCGGGATTGGCGGCGTACCAGGTCAGTGATGGCGCCAGCATGTCGGGCAGCAGTTGCTGCAGTCCACGCACAAAGGGCGAAAGCCAGCAACTGCTGCGGGTGCAGGCAGCGCCGGCCTCGGCCAGCAGCAGCGGCAACAGCAGCAGGCTGAGCGTGGCCAGCACGGTCAGAAAGTACACGCCGCGGCGCAGCCACACCCGGTTCTGCGCCCGATCAAGGCCGCATCGGAACGACTCGGCGCCGGACATCCCTGCCCCAGCCTGGCCACCGGCCGATGGCGAGTCCAGCTCGGGCACCCAGTGGGCCGCCGGCTTCACGGTGCCGTCGAAGTCCATCACCAGGAACCCGGCCGGCAGCACGATGGGCGCGTAGCCGTCCTGTCCAGCCCGGATGCGACGCAGCACGCTGCGGTGCACCACCGGCTGCGGCGGCAGCGTGCGCGGCTTGTAGCGGTAGTAACCGGCCAGGCCGCGGCGGGAGTCGTTCATCGGCCCGTTCTCGTCAGCCAGAGCCTGCTGCAGGCTGCGCACGTCGGGCAGCAGGCGCAGGCCGGCGGCTTGCGCCTGCTCCAGCATCCAGTGCAGCGAGACATGGGCCAGGCCCTTGTCGGCATAGCCGCCGCCGACGTCAGAGTGCATGCCCGCGAACCACACCTGCTGGATGCGCGGCTCGGGCAACCACAGCTTGGGATGGAAGGTGTAGCGCTCGTCGTCCAGCGCCAGCGCATGGGCGGCCTGCATCACCCGGGGGCTCAGCCGCGCATCGGGCATCTCCAGCGGGTAGACCACGGTGTTGATGAAGGTGGCGATTTCGTCCACCGGCATGCCGTAGGCCGCCACCGTGTCCCACAGGCCGACGAAGCGGATGTTGATCATGCGCTGCTGCGCGACCGTGGCGTGGCGGCGCTGGCCACGCAGGCGGGCCCAGACATCCAGCGCGGCGTCACGCAGCGCGCGCGGGCCTTCGATCCAGTTGAGCGGCAGCTTGTAGCGCTCGCGGCGGTAGGCACGCAACGCGGCCAGGCAAAGGCGGCGAAGCTCAGCCTGGTCGCCGCGGTAAGGCATCAGGCCCTGGTGGCTGATCAGGCCGATCAGCACGCGGATCGTGAAGGCGCCGCGGCTGAAGCCGAAGGCATAGACCTGGTCGCCGTCGCGGTAGGTGCGGCACAGGGTTTCATAGAGATCCAGCACATTGCGCGCCAGGCCATAGCCCACGGCGCCGCCCAGCAGCGCCAGTGGCTTGAACGACGAGGTGCCCACGCCGTCGTCATAGAAGGCGAACTGGCGCGGCGTCTGCGGCTGGGCCGGATCTTTCAGGTCCAGCGCCTCGTAGGTGCGCCAGACATTGGTTTGCTCGAGCTTGCCGCGCGAGTTGCCCGTGCCATCGGACAGCAGGATGATGTGGCGAGGGGAGGTGCTCATGGCCGCACCCTGCGCCTGTGCGGCGGCCGGGTCAACCTCATGTTGCCGGATGCGCCGAGGCCCGGGATGGTGTGCACCGCCACGGCAACGCGGCACGGCGAATGCACCGGCTGCGCCGCGGGCGGATCCGGCGCAGCCCGGGGCCGCTGGTCAGCGCTCCACCGTCTTGTTCCAGCGTGCGTTCCAGGCCGGCCGGTTGGCGTTGATGCTGTCCCAGTCCACGGTCACGGCGGTTTTCATCCACTTGCTGATGGCGGCCACCTGGGCCACGCCTTCGCCCACCACCGGGGCCTTGGGGTTGGTGGGAATCTGTGCGCCGAACTGCAGCACGTTGGCCTGGGCCTGCGGGCTGAGCAGAAACTCGGTGAGCTTTTGCGCCAGCTCGGGCTCGCTGTTGTTGGCGATCAGGCACTGGCCCACCACCAGCACCACCGAGCCTTCCTTGGGCTGGGCGTATTCCACCGGGATGCCCTTGACCTTGAGCGCCGCCACGGCCGTGGGCGTGAGCGGAAACAGCGCGGCCTCGCCGGTCTGCACCATCTCGCTGATCTTGGCCGAGCTGGGGATGTACTCCAGCACATTGGGGCCGATGCTCTGGCTCCAGGCCTTGAAGCCGGGTTCGACGTTCTTGTCGTTGCCGCCCTGGATGCGGTTGAACATCAGGAAGCCGTGCAGGCCGAAGGTCGACGACGACAGGCTCTGGAACACCACCTTGCCCTTCAGCTTGGGGTCGGCCAGGTCCATCCACGAGCTGGGCGGCGCCCACTTCTTTTCGTCATAAAGCTTCTTGTTGTAGGCCAGTCCGGTCATGCCCAGGCTCACGCCGCTGGCCATGTCGTCCTTGAAGCGGGCCAGGGGGTACAGCTCGTTCAGCGCGGCGCTGGGCCGTTGCTTCTGGCACAGGCCCATGCCGATGGCGCGCATCATCACGCCGTCGTCCAGGAACATCACGTGCATCTGCGGCCGGTCCTTGTTGGCCTGGGCCTTGGCCAGGATGTCGCTGCTGGTGCCGGGCACCACCACCACCTTGGCGTTGTGCAACTTCTCGAAGGCCGGAAACACGTACTGGGTGTACGCCTTCTCCATGGTGCCGCCGTTCATGCCGATGTAGAGCGTGCGGGTTTGCGCGTTGGTGCCGGCGGCGGCCAGGGCCAGCAGGCCGGCGGCGGCCAGGGCCGCCAAGGGGGGGCGACGGGTCATGCTCATCTCCTTCGTTGGGCTACGGGGTCGAAACGGGTGGGGCGCCATCGCGGGCAAAGCGCTGGATCGAGAACGGCGCAATCGGCGTGCTGCTGTGGCCGGTGTGCACCAGCTCGGCCAGCACCTCGCCGGCGGCCGGGCCGATCTGGAAGCCGGCACCGGCAAAGCCGAAGCCGTGAAACAGGCCTGGCGTGGTGCTGCTGGGCCCCAGCACCGGCTGGCGGTCGGGCAGGTAGCCTTCGGTGCCGCTCCAGGTGCGCAATATCTGGGCATGGCGCAGCGGCGGCAGCAGGGCCACCGCCTGCTGCAGCAGGTGGGTGAGGGTGGGGGCCTGCACACGCGTGCGCTGCCCGTCCAGCGCCAGGCCCTGGCCGCCGCCCATCACCACCTGGCCGCTGGGGGTCTGGCGGCAGTAGATGCCGCCGCCTTCCACCCCCAGGCTCCAGGGCAGGAAGGCGGGCAGCGGCTCGCTGACCGCCATGGCCGGGTGGCCGCTGTGCATGGGCACCGGCTCGCCAAAGGCCGCGGCCAGCGCGCCGGCCCAGGCCCCGGCGGTGTTGAGCAGCACCGGTGCGCGCAGCTGCAGCGCCTGGCCGGCGCGCACATGGAACAGCTGGCCGTCGTGCTGCACCTCGTGCACCGGGTGGTGCTCGAGCACCGTGGCGCCGGCGCGTGCGGCGGCACGCGCAAAGGCGGGCGACACCAGGCGCGGGTTGGCCTGGCCGTCCTCGGGGCACAGCGATCCGCCCACGGCCACGCCGCCCAGCCAGCTGCAGCGCGCACGCACCTGGGCGGCCGACAGCAGCTGCAGGCCCAGGTCGAAGTCGCGGCTCAACTCGGCATACGACACCAGCTGCGCCATGTCGGCCGCGCTGCGCGCGATCTTGAAGTGCCCGCTGCGGCGGTACTCGCCGTCCATCCCCAGGCGCTGCGGCAGCTCGGCCCAGATCTGGTGGGCGCGCTGGGCCAGCGGCAGCTGGATCGGCAGCCGGCCCTGGCGGCGCACGCCGCCGTAATTGACGCCGCTGGAGCGCGAGCCGCACAGGTCGCGCTCCAGCAGCACCACGGCGTGGCCCAGCCCGCGCAGGGCCAGCGCGGCCGAGGCGCCGACGATGCCGCCGCCGACGATGACCACGCCGGTGTGCTGAACGCTCATGCCGGCACCCCGGGCGACGGCCGCCGGCGCAGCGGGGCCGGGGTCATGGCCGGTCCCCTGCGTCGCCGCCTCGTGGCGCCGCCGGCTGCATTGCCACCGGCTGCAGCGCCACCGGCACCGGCTTGACCGGCGCCTGGCCACGCAGCCGGCCCACGCTGTGCACCGGCTGGCCGCCGTGCTGGGCCAGCAGCTCGGCCGCCGCGGCTGCGCACAGGCGGCCCTGGCAGCGGCCCATGCCCACGCGGCACAGGGCCTTCAGGCGGTTGAGCTCGCTGGCGCCGGTGTCGCGGGCGGCCTGGCGCAGCTCGCCGGCGGTGATGGCCTCGCAGCGGCAGACCACCGTGTCGTCGCTGGCCTGCGCGGCCCATTGCTGCGGAAACGGGAACGCCTGCTCCAGCCCCTCGCGAAAGCGCGCGGCCCGGGCCAGGCGCTGGTCGAGCCAGTGCGCGCGGCTGGCGTCGACGGCCAGGCCGCGGTCGGCCAGCAGGGCCAGCGCGGCGCGCTCGCCCGCCCACTCGGCCGCGTCGGCGCCCAGGATGCCGGCACCGTCGCCGGCCAGGTACACGCCGGGCACGCTGGCGCGGCCGGCGCCATCGCGCCGCGGCAGCCAGGCCCGGTGCAGCGGCTGCCAGTCGAAGTGGCAGCCCAGCAGGTCGGCCAGCTGGGTTTCGCTGCGCAGGCCGTGGCCCAGGGCCACGCCGTCGCAGGGCGTGGTGTGCTCGTGCGTGCCATCGGTCCAGCGCACGGCGTTCACCGCGCCCGGGCCGCCGGCCTCATCGCCCAGCAGGCGCAGCACGCGCACGCCGCGCCGCACCGCCACACCGGCCGCCATCAGCCGGGCCACGAACCAGGCGCCCTTGGCCAGCACCGCAGGCTGCGAGGCCAGGCGCGGCAGGGCGGCCACCTGGTCGGCCAGGCGGGCGTGTTCGAGCACGGCGGCCACGCGCACGCCGGCCTTCAGGTACTGCCAGGCCACCAGGTACAGCAGCGGGCCGGTGCCGATGAACACCACGCGCCGGCCGATGGCGCAGCCCTGGGCCTTGAGCGCCACCTGGGCACCGCCCAGGCTGAACACGCCGGGCCGTGTCCAGCCGGGCAGCGGCAGCACCCGGTCGGTGGCGCCGGTGGCCAGCAGCAGCTGGCCGTAGGGCTGGTTGTGCGAGCGGGCGCTGGGCCCGTGCAGCAGCGCCAGCGTGCCGCCGTGGGCCGGCGGCTGCGCGTGCCACACCAGCGTGTCGGGGCGGTGATCGACCTGCGGCAGCAGCGCGGCGAGGGCAGCGTGCACGGCGCGCGCACGGCCGGCCTCGAAACCGTAGAGCGCCCGGGCCGTGCGCTCAAAACCCGGCGGCGGCTGGCGGTAGATCTGGCCGCCGCCGCGTGCGGCCTCGTCCACCAGCACCGGCCGCAGGCCGTGGGCCACCAGGGTTTGCGCGGCGCGCACGCCGGCCGGGCCGGCACCCACGATGACGGCGGGGCTCATGCCCAGCCCCCATCGGTGCGCAGGTCCATGCCGGGCGCCACCGGCGTGGTGCAGGCGCGCAGGCGCTGTCCGTCTTGCAGCTGCACCCAGCAGTCCTGGCAGGCACCCATCAGGCAGAAGCCGGCGCGCGCCGTGGCATCGCGCTCGTGCAGGCGCAGCCGGTCGCGCTGCACCAGCACGGCGGTGAGCACGGTGTCGCCGGCCAGGGCCTGCGCCGGTGCGCCGTCGATGCGCAGTTCAACCGGCGCGCGCCGGGTCTCGGCCACCCGGTGCAGCAGCGCGCGGGGCGGGGCAGGCGGCGTCGTCATGCCTTGCCCACCAGCACCCGGTCGAGGCCGTACAGGCGGTCGAGCAGCACCATGGCCAGTGCGGTGACGGCGACCATCAGCGCCGACACCGCGGCCATCAGCGGATCGATCGATTCGGTGGCGTACATGTACATGCGCACCGGCAGCGTCACGGTGCTGGGCGCGGTGACGAAGATGCTCATCGTGACCTCGTCGAAGCTGTTGATGAAGGCCAGCAGCCAGCCGCCCGAGACGCCGGGCAGGATCATCGGCAGCGTGATGCGCCGGAACACCGTGGCCGGGCTGGCGCCCAGGGCCTCGGCCGCCTGCTCGAGGCTGCGGTCAAAGCCCACCAGTGCCGCCAGCACCAGGCGCAGCACATAGGGCGTGACCACCAGCGCATGGGCCAGCACCAGCCAGGCAAAGCTGCCGGTGCCGCCCACCAGGCCGAACAGGCGCAGCAGCGCCACGCCCAGCACCAGGTGGGGCACCACCAGCGGCGACAAAAACAGGCCGTTCAGCGCGTCGCGCCCGGCAAAGCGGTGCCGCGCCAGGGCCAGCCCGGCCGGCACCGCCACCGCGGTGGCCAGCGTGGCCGAGGCCAGGGCCAGCCACAGGCTGTTCCAGAAGCTCTGCACGAAGTCAGGGTGCTCGAACACGGCCTCGAACCAGCGCAGGCTCCAGCGCGTGGTGGGCAGGCTCAGCGTGTTCTCGGGCGTGAAGGCCACGGCGCACACCACCAGCAGCGGCGCCAGCATGAAGGTGATGACCACGGCATTGAAGGCCAGGGCCAGCGGCCCGTTGCGGCGTGCGTGCGGAGTCGACATGCCCATCACCCCAAGGTGCGCCGCGTGCGGCCTTCAACCAGCCGGTTCAGGCTGACCATCACCAGCAGGTTGGCCACCAGCAGCACCAGCGCCACGGCCGCGCCCAGCGGCCAGTTGAGCTCGTGCAGGTACTCGTCGTAGACGATGGTGGCCACCATCTTGAGCCGCCGCCCGCCCAGCAGCCCGGGGATGGCGAAGCTGCTGGCCGACAGGCCGAAGACGATCAGGCTGCCCGACAGCACGCCCGGCAGGATCTGCGGCAGCACCACGCGCCGCAGCACGGTGAAGGGCGAGGCCTGCAGCGACAGCGCCGCGTTTTCCACCTGCGGGTCGAGCCGCTGCAGCGAGGTCCACACCGGGATCACCATGAACGGCAGCATCACGTGCACCAGCGCGATGATCACCGCCCACTCGGTGTACAGCAGGCGCACCGCGCCCAGGCCCAGCGCGCGCAGCGCGGTGTTCACCAGGCCCTCGGGGCCCAGCAGCATGCTCCAGCCGAAGGCCCGCACCACCACGCTGACCAGCAGCGGCGCCAGCACCACCAGCAGCAGGATCGAGCGCCAGGGCTGGGCCATGCGGCTGAGCACGATGGCCTCGGTGGTGCCCACCAGCGCGCACACCAGGGCCACCACGCCCGAGATCCAGAAGGTGCGCCAGAAGATGCCGTGGTAGTAGTCGTCCTGCGCCACCTGCAGGTAGTGCGCCAGCGTGAAGCGGTCGGCCTGCACGCCGGTGGCCACGTCGAACTGGTTGAACGACAGCACCGCGGTCAGCGCCATCGGCACCAGCAGCAGCACCGCAAACAGCAGCAGCGCCGGGCCGGTGAGCAGCCAGGGCCGCAGCGGCGGGCGGTTCATGCCAGCGCGCGCAGGGCGCTGTCAGACCAGTCCAGCCCGCAGGCCTGGCCTTCGGCCAGCGCCTCGCGCCCGTCGTTGGGCACCAGGGCCATCAGCGTGCCGGCCGGCGTGTGCACGGCATACAGCCACTGGCTGCCCAGGAAGTAGCACTCGCGCACCGTGCCGGCCAGCCGCCCGGCGCCGGCCGGCAGCAGGTGCAGCTTCTCGGGGCGCAGCAGCTGGCCTTCCAGCAGGTTGGCCTTGCCGACGAAGCCGGCAATGAAGCTGGATTGCGGGCTGTCGTAGACCGCATGCGGATGGCCGATCTGCTCGGTGCGGCCGGCGCGCATCACCACCACGCGGTCGCTGATCGACAGCGCCTCGTCCTGGTCGTGCGTGACCATCAGCGTGGTGGTGCCCAGCGTGCGCTGGATGCGCCGCAGCTCGAACTGCATCTCCTCGCGCAGGTTCGCGTCGAGGTTGCTCAGCGGCTCGTCGAGCAGCAGCACCGGCGGCTCGATCACCAGCGCACGGGCCAGGGCCACACGCTGGCGCTGGCCACCCGACAGCTCGCGCGGGTAGCGCGTGGCGTGGGCCTGCAGGTGCACCAGATCGAGCACGCGCTGCACCCGCTGCTGGCGCTCGGACGCCGGCACGCGGCGCATCTCGAGCCCGAAGCCGACATTGGCCGCCACGGTCATGTGCGGAAACAGCGCATAGCTCTGGAACACCAGCCCCAGGCCGCGTGTATTGGCCTTGGCATGGGTGATGTCGCGGCCGGCCAGCGTGATCTGCCCGCGGCTCACGGCCTCGAAGCCGGCCACCATCTGCAGCGTGGTGGTCTTGCCGCAGCCCGAGGGCCCGAGCAGCGACACGAACTCGCCCTGCTCGATGGCCAGGTTCATGTCCTGCACGGCGCAGGTGGCGCCGTAGAACTTGGACACGTCGGTGAGGGTGAGGAACGCCATCGCAACCGCCTGTTCCGACGCGCACCAGGAAGGTTCGCCCTGGATGACCAAGCCCGTCGTCGATTCACTCTAATGCAATGCCCGCGCCAGATCGCCTGAGGAATTCCATTAAATAGAATATTTCTCGAAGTTATTCGAATGAATGGAATCTGAGCGCTAAGATCAATGCATCGGATTCCACAGGATGGCGGCATGGACGAGCCCCAGATCTCCACCGGCGGCGTGGCCCGGGTCTTTGCGGTGATCCGCGCCTTGGGCGCGGTGCAGGCTGAGGGCGGCCGGGTCACCCAGCTGGCGCGCAGCGTGGGCCTGACCCACGCCACCACGCACCGTCTGCTGGCGCAGCTGCTGGCCGAGGGCCTGGTCGAGCAGGACGAGCGCAGCAAACGCTACCGCCTGGGCCTGGACTTCTTTGCGCTGGCCGCGCAGGCCGGCAACCCGGGTGATCTGCGCACGCTGGCCCGGCCGGCGCTGCTGCGCCTGTGCGGCAGCCTGGGCGACACCATCTTTCTGCTGGCCCGCAGCGGCTTTGACGCGGTGTGCCTGGACCGCGCCGAGGGCCCGTTCCCGATCCGCAGCTTCACCGGCGATGTGGGCGGGCGCATTGCGCTGGGCGTGGGCCAGGGCGCGCTGGCCATCCTGGCCTTTCTGCCCGAGGCCGAGCGCGAGGAGGTCATCCGCTTCAACCTGGCACGGGTGCGCGAGTACGGGGTCTACGACGAGGTCTACCTGCGCACCGAGATCGAGCGCACCCGTGGCCTGGGTTATGCCGGGCGCAACACCGGCCTGCTGGAAGGCATGGCCGGGGTGGCCGTGCCGGTGCTCGACCGCGAGGGCCGTGCCGTGGCCGCGCTGAGTGTGGGCACCATCAGCGACCGGCTCAACGCCGAGCGCCTGCCCACCGTGGTGGAGCTGCTGCAGCGCGAGGCGCAGGCCTTGTCGCCGCGCCTGCACCCGTTTGACGCCAGCCTGCGCCGGCCGGCGCAAAGCCTGGCCGGTGCCGGGCCCGGCGAAGGCGTGGCGGCCGGGCGCATCGTGCCGGGCGCTCAGGCCGGCCGCTGAGGCCGGCACAGCCCGCGTCGGTTCACGGGGGTACGGCGCCGCCCGATCGGTGCAAACCCGCGGTTAACATCACCGCACCCAGTGCGGTGAATACGATGCAGCCGGCCTGCCAAGGCCGTGGCTGGCACGTGTGGGCTGCCAGGCAGCATGCGGCCACACCGGTGGCCGGCACACC includes these proteins:
- a CDS encoding ABC transporter substrate-binding protein, with amino-acid sequence MSMTRRPPLAALAAAGLLALAAAGTNAQTRTLYIGMNGGTMEKAYTQYVFPAFEKLHNAKVVVVPGTSSDILAKAQANKDRPQMHVMFLDDGVMMRAIGMGLCQKQRPSAALNELYPLARFKDDMASGVSLGMTGLAYNKKLYDEKKWAPPSSWMDLADPKLKGKVVFQSLSSSTFGLHGFLMFNRIQGGNDKNVEPGFKAWSQSIGPNVLEYIPSSAKISEMVQTGEAALFPLTPTAVAALKVKGIPVEYAQPKEGSVVLVVGQCLIANNSEPELAQKLTEFLLSPQAQANVLQFGAQIPTNPKAPVVGEGVAQVAAISKWMKTAVTVDWDSINANRPAWNARWNKTVER
- a CDS encoding DUF2235 domain-containing protein — encoded protein: MSTSPRHIILLSDGTGNSRGKLEQTNVWRTYEALDLKDPAQPQTPRQFAFYDDGVGTSSFKPLALLGGAVGYGLARNVLDLYETLCRTYRDGDQVYAFGFSRGAFTIRVLIGLISHQGLMPYRGDQAELRRLCLAALRAYRRERYKLPLNWIEGPRALRDAALDVWARLRGQRRHATVAQQRMINIRFVGLWDTVAAYGMPVDEIATFINTVVYPLEMPDARLSPRVMQAAHALALDDERYTFHPKLWLPEPRIQQVWFAGMHSDVGGGYADKGLAHVSLHWMLEQAQAAGLRLLPDVRSLQQALADENGPMNDSRRGLAGYYRYKPRTLPPQPVVHRSVLRRIRAGQDGYAPIVLPAGFLVMDFDGTVKPAAHWVPELDSPSAGGQAGAGMSGAESFRCGLDRAQNRVWLRRGVYFLTVLATLSLLLLPLLLAEAGAACTRSSCWLSPFVRGLQQLLPDMLAPSLTWYAANPDLFLALVALVGALLWLGGRLQLAIFDQMRRVWYGLPALRPISLTDPPRPARPGSAAGRAIAALRGSRHYQGLLRGLRHKLFPTLWGVALTGLALCLAMTLGFAIQDADGDFCRGGADSRPLSAPASGLLDPRQLCTATGITLVAGASYGIELQVTQPPEHCGSTAGGAWCDDSLDADWRGVTTTPLRHRLAWLLKRELRLPFFAPIARIAGEGSDVYALQPDPPQARPDLNRVLRSRIDARTSGELFLYVNDAVGPPGNPGLFYDNNRGLARYTVWPLRPKAAPQVAAAVASAPAR
- a CDS encoding alpha-L-rhamnosidase — translated: MTQHTIDPTAACWLAAEDAAARAERQAGWHWAWGTLPAGVAQEPRLREFVWEFVLDAPLHEARLLIAAQKGLPAVWLDGQVLHESADMLSGRAMHDLALGTLAAGPHRLAAQVRVFHPFIAEPRQGGLAALLRGGGRFLSPQPADWRTRVGAPPGWHLAAPDAGWQTASAPAEPIDWLPMPAQPARLLRRRFTLPARPVSAMLTCTALGGCEAELNGQRVGDALLAPENSDFRHRLLVQQHEVAAQLQAGENALGVMVGDGFYASEAIGRGRYPFGGAPRRLWLTLDLTLPDGSTQRIATDGHWRASTAPVRFAEIYHGETYDARLEQAGWSSPGFDDSAWDEAWPAPAPACTLFVQESPPIRATLTLRPQAIQQPVPGQYVIDFGQNFAGWCRIRVRGEAGRTVTLRFAEILGDDGQVDMRNLRAARCTDHYTLRGDPAGETWQPRFTYHGFRYVQVSGWPSALDAGDIDGIVVHSDLPVTGHFESRQRILQGLWHNTFWSQRSNFVGMPTDCPQRDERLGWTGDAQVFWPTAAFNMDVRGFTRRFLADLRASQRADGAYADTNPPALPAYGAHGWSDAGVVLPHTVWQHYGLQAARPLIDEHWHSMERWMAWIAEPNGDGLWRARREVDFGDWLSLDAVSLMDETTPKLLSATACWGRMLGMMADMATATGRHERAAHFMAWRERVAGAFAASFIQPDGRIGNGSHTGYILPLAFGLVPPALRQAAADQLAAAIRARGTLLSTGFLGTPFSLDVLADHGHGALAVELLLRTEFPSWGYMVERGATTIWERWNGDTGDLAMNSFNHYALGAITGFLYRRVAGLASAAPGFESLLCRPLADARLGEGSARIDTVHGPVGSRWGVGAAGAPWFQLTLPEGMPATVLWQGQAVMLHRPGLHRFGAHVLLSHAAD
- a CDS encoding oxidoreductase, translated to MPAPTPCAGLAPALRVGLVGFGYAGSTFHAPLIRATPGLALVAVASSDAAKVQCALGPAVAVLPVAALIDRDDIDLVVLASPNASHHPLARQALAAGRHVVIDKPFALDAGQAAELLALAESRGLLLSVFHNRRWDSDFIALQQVLADGCVGRPVELASHFDRYRPTVVDRWRERDTPGAGLWMDLGPHLLDQAVQLFGMPDAMALDRARLRPGAMVDDWFSARLRWADGAWAGLRVTLGASMLAAAARPRFALHGLAGSWQVHGLDVQEADLKRGATPASHAPWGHESRSATLWVDGAAEGRPAPLPAGRYPAYYAGIRDALRGLGATPVSAQQALAVQRLLDAGLRSDAARAEINLPRG
- a CDS encoding NAD(P)/FAD-dependent oxidoreductase translates to MSVQHTGVVIVGGGIVGASAALALRGLGHAVVLLERDLCGSRSSGVNYGGVRRQGRLPIQLPLAQRAHQIWAELPQRLGMDGEYRRSGHFKIARSAADMAQLVSYAELSRDFDLGLQLLSAAQVRARCSWLGGVAVGGSLCPEDGQANPRLVSPAFARAAARAGATVLEHHPVHEVQHDGQLFHVRAGQALQLRAPVLLNTAGAWAGALAAAFGEPVPMHSGHPAMAVSEPLPAFLPWSLGVEGGGIYCRQTPSGQVVMGGGQGLALDGQRTRVQAPTLTHLLQQAVALLPPLRHAQILRTWSGTEGYLPDRQPVLGPSSTTPGLFHGFGFAGAGFQIGPAAGEVLAELVHTGHSSTPIAPFSIQRFARDGAPPVSTP